In a genomic window of Myxococcota bacterium:
- a CDS encoding antibiotic biosynthesis monooxygenase, translating into MPSVVATIKVQEDKIEEAKAFMKQLASDTLASESGTQVYTPHQRQDDPTTFVFYEKYENAEAFAIHGKNLAAKGKEFGALLAGPPEIVMLEEL; encoded by the coding sequence ATGCCCAGCGTCGTCGCGACCATCAAGGTCCAGGAAGACAAGATCGAGGAAGCGAAGGCCTTCATGAAGCAGTTGGCGTCCGACACGCTCGCCAGCGAGTCCGGCACCCAGGTCTACACGCCGCACCAGCGCCAGGACGATCCCACGACCTTCGTGTTCTATGAGAAGTACGAGAACGCAGAGGCGTTCGCGATCCACGGCAAGAACCTGGCCGCGAAGGGCAAGGAGTTCGGCGCCCTGCTGGCCGGTCCTCCCGAGATCGTGATGCTGGAGGAGCTCTAA
- a CDS encoding glycosyltransferase family 2 protein, with the protein MADRPTLSLCMIVRDEEAQLARCLASAADAVDEICVVDTGSRDRTVAIAAAHGARLAEHPWNDSFAEARNHSLALARGRWILILDADETLAPGSAAVLREIAAGAHDTPGTRTLGALARIVDVGSAGGESWALRLFRAAPEHRYVGRIHNRLGPAFDARSEQMGERLRLCDGFVIEHTGYTPDTWARKRKTERTLRLYELALRDDPDDLFTRYKHADFLRGLEDRTRAVAALDALCDTLLTRPAAERARFAWMTEAFALCAYEHLQDRDLERAARRLAEGTTDAPTANFGFVQGLVCLERCAWDAALGWFAACRSVEGPARVQAPSPGVATWRSALGMVRALRGAERHAEADRLLDEARAAYPDAEALRLESGGPAASLGSAAG; encoded by the coding sequence GTGGCCGATCGGCCGACCCTTTCACTTTGCATGATCGTGCGCGACGAGGAGGCGCAGCTCGCACGCTGCCTCGCGTCGGCGGCGGACGCCGTCGACGAGATCTGCGTGGTCGACACGGGCTCCCGCGACCGCACCGTCGCGATCGCGGCCGCCCATGGCGCGCGTCTCGCCGAACACCCTTGGAACGATTCGTTTGCCGAGGCTCGGAACCACTCCCTCGCGCTGGCGCGCGGGCGCTGGATCCTGATCCTCGACGCCGACGAGACCCTGGCACCCGGCTCGGCGGCGGTGCTGCGCGAAATCGCCGCCGGCGCCCACGACACGCCGGGCACGCGGACGCTCGGAGCGTTGGCGCGCATCGTGGACGTCGGGAGCGCGGGGGGCGAGAGCTGGGCGCTGCGCCTCTTCCGCGCCGCGCCCGAACACCGCTACGTCGGGCGCATCCACAATCGGCTCGGGCCGGCCTTCGACGCGCGCTCCGAGCAGATGGGCGAGCGGCTGCGGCTCTGCGACGGCTTCGTGATCGAACACACGGGCTACACCCCGGATACCTGGGCGCGCAAGCGCAAGACCGAGCGCACCCTGCGCCTCTACGAACTCGCCCTGCGCGACGACCCCGACGATCTCTTCACGCGCTACAAGCACGCCGACTTCCTGCGCGGGCTGGAGGACCGCACGCGAGCCGTCGCAGCACTCGACGCGCTGTGCGACACGCTCCTCACCCGTCCCGCCGCGGAACGCGCGCGCTTCGCCTGGATGACCGAGGCCTTCGCCCTGTGCGCCTACGAGCACCTGCAGGACCGTGACCTCGAGCGCGCGGCGCGGCGCCTGGCGGAGGGCACGACCGACGCGCCCACCGCCAACTTCGGCTTCGTGCAGGGGCTCGTGTGTCTCGAGCGATGCGCCTGGGACGCCGCCCTGGGCTGGTTCGCCGCCTGCCGCAGCGTCGAAGGGCCGGCGCGGGTACAGGCGCCTTCGCCGGGTGTGGCCACCTGGCGCTCGGCGCTCGGCATGGTGCGCGCCCTGCGCGGGGCGGAACGCCACGCCGAAGCCGACCGGCTGCTCGACGAAGCCCGTGCGGCCTACCCGGACGCCGAGGCCTTGCGCCTCGAATCCGGCGGCCCGGCCGCTTCGCTGGGTTCGGCGGCGGGCTGA
- a CDS encoding nuclear transport factor 2 family protein — translation MEPVEELLAIEAIRQLKARYFRCMDTKDWEGLAQVFASDAVLDHTEAEMNHTVTGRQEIADSIRKAVAEVTTVHHGHMAEIEILSPTEARGVWAMEDMLWWPEGGPTQAMHGYGHYHEEYRFEDGAWRISLNRLTRLRLDFTR, via the coding sequence ATGGAGCCCGTCGAGGAGCTGCTGGCGATCGAGGCGATCCGCCAGCTCAAGGCCCGCTACTTCCGCTGCATGGATACGAAGGATTGGGAAGGCCTGGCCCAGGTCTTCGCCAGCGATGCGGTGCTCGATCACACCGAAGCCGAGATGAACCACACCGTGACGGGCCGGCAGGAGATCGCCGACTCGATCCGCAAGGCAGTCGCGGAGGTGACCACGGTGCACCACGGACACATGGCCGAGATCGAGATCCTCTCGCCCACCGAGGCGCGGGGCGTGTGGGCCATGGAGGACATGCTCTGGTGGCCGGAAGGGGGACCGACCCAGGCCATGCACGGGTACGGCCACTACCACGAGGAGTACCGCTTCGAGGACGGGGCCTGGCGGATCTCCTTGAACCGGCTGACCCGCCTGCGCCTCGACTTCACGCGCTGA
- a CDS encoding isochorismatase family protein: MPDSPELAELLTPGRVAVLTMELQRGVAGDLSVMAPLVAAVAEARVVEHTAALLDAARARDISVVHCRAAFRPDRSGSYANVPMVNRLLENPDHLTVDTPPAELIPALGPAPGDLDSLRLHGMSPFHGTSLDPLLRSAGVDTVIATGVSLNVGIPGLVIEALNHGYHVVLPTDCVVGHPVDYGEAVLQNTLARITHQTRSDVIVEHWKT; encoded by the coding sequence GTGCCGGATTCCCCCGAGCTTGCCGAACTGCTGACCCCGGGCCGCGTGGCGGTGCTCACGATGGAGCTGCAGCGCGGCGTCGCGGGCGACCTCTCGGTGATGGCGCCACTGGTCGCCGCCGTGGCCGAGGCGCGCGTGGTGGAACACACCGCCGCGTTGCTCGACGCCGCGCGCGCGCGGGACATCTCGGTCGTGCACTGTCGCGCTGCCTTCCGGCCGGACCGCTCGGGTTCCTACGCGAACGTTCCCATGGTGAATCGACTCCTCGAGAACCCGGATCACCTGACCGTCGACACGCCGCCCGCCGAGCTCATCCCCGCGCTGGGTCCCGCTCCCGGCGATCTCGACTCGCTGCGGCTGCACGGCATGTCGCCCTTTCACGGCACGTCGCTCGACCCGCTGCTCCGCAGCGCGGGCGTGGATACGGTGATCGCGACGGGCGTATCGCTGAATGTCGGGATTCCCGGTCTGGTGATCGAGGCGCTGAACCACGGCTATCACGTCGTGCTGCCCACCGATTGCGTGGTCGGCCACCCGGTGGACTACGGCGAAGCCGTACTGCAGAACACGCTCGCGCGGATCACGCACCAGACGCGGTCCGACGTGATCGTGGAGCACTGGAAGACCTGA
- a CDS encoding RlmE family RNA methyltransferase, whose protein sequence is MARRYDRKDAFHQKAKREGYASRAAYKLQEIQRRTQVLRRGQTVIDLGCWPGGWLQVAAECVGPKGRVVGVDLAEIDPPLGLANVFAFTGDLSETSVLEAVLESAGGPAQVVLSDAAPKLTGVRATDRAREEVLLAAIEAVLPRLLRPGGSLVLKLMEGPEAQEAERRLRGVFGKSRSLRPEASRKGTTERYWFGSTYRGA, encoded by the coding sequence ATGGCCCGCCGCTACGACCGCAAGGACGCCTTCCACCAGAAGGCGAAGCGCGAGGGCTACGCGTCGCGCGCGGCCTACAAGCTGCAGGAGATCCAGCGCCGGACCCAGGTGCTGCGTCGCGGCCAGACCGTGATCGACCTGGGCTGCTGGCCCGGGGGCTGGCTGCAGGTCGCCGCGGAGTGCGTTGGGCCGAAAGGGCGGGTCGTCGGCGTGGATCTGGCCGAGATCGACCCTCCCCTGGGTCTCGCGAACGTGTTCGCATTTACCGGGGACCTCTCGGAAACCTCGGTTCTCGAAGCGGTTCTGGAATCGGCGGGCGGCCCGGCGCAAGTGGTGCTGTCCGACGCGGCCCCGAAGCTCACCGGGGTCCGCGCCACCGACCGAGCGCGGGAAGAGGTGCTGCTCGCCGCGATCGAGGCGGTCCTGCCACGGCTCCTCCGGCCCGGCGGCAGTCTGGTGCTGAAGCTGATGGAGGGACCCGAAGCCCAGGAAGCCGAGCGCCGCCTACGCGGGGTGTTCGGGAAGTCGCGCTCGCTGCGGCCCGAGGCCAGCCGCAAGGGCACCACCGAGCGCTACTGGTTCGGGTCGACCTACCGGGGCGCCTGA
- the mfd gene encoding transcription-repair coupling factor: MVPPTNEAEKTEAARDANSEGNGSPERLDAFAEGLLTRERTTRLVGLRGASRAVVAAHLARRHGDRPTLVLVPTAKACDAFLQDLGAALGATPEDERLRVFPRYDTQPYERFSPQPFVVAQRMDVLYRWLASPPPGPDTPTGDPAPIVVAPWTALAPRIPTRSLVRGRAVHLELGQTIDRDALVETLLHAGYARMPLVEERGELAVRGGILDLFPPHRNAPVRIELFGDEVESIREFDAASQRSQTPLGQMVAPPPRDLLPDRSFVIEHGDALRELAAKQGVPARTADELIDGLLRGHVPPGAEALTPLLLPGTETVFDFLPVDTQIVVDDLEASRKRLLRYAEESLENHALARESGRLVCEPGELALGPEELEAMVFARKPVVLDDLDLADPPGGSERIEIAAKSQDPLRQSLARVRTSEQALAPLAERIVAWRGERYRVVLAVGSLSHAERLRGLLTDYGVDARVETEPRPVWRWSGPGRVEIRTVALTGGFALPNERLAVVTEEEVFGPRAKKRRTNPAWPGSAALESLGQLATGDYLVHAEHGIGIYRGLVDLEMRGIAGEFLRIEYAEGARLFLPVHRMSQVQRYAGSDGHAPRIDKLGGASWNKAKKSVQKSLRHLARELLSVHAARELAPGFRFSPRDRLQEEFEATFPYDETPDQLAAIEDTLSDMQRGKPMDRIVCGDVGYGKTEVAVRAAFRAALDGKQVAVLVPTTILCQQHEETFRQRFEGYPIKIAALSRFQTAQKSKQVREGLADGSIDVVVGTHRVLQKNIQFRDLGLLVIDEEHRFGVSHKERIKQLKKTVDVLTLTATPIPRTLQLAFTGLRDLSVIDTPPADRLAIRTQVGRYSEELMREAILREMRRGGQVYMVHNRVQTIGAMADTLAKIVPEARVIVAHGQLPERELEKRTLAFMHGEADVLLCTTIIESGVDNPQANTIIVNRADRLGLAQLYQLRGRVGRSTQRAYAYLMVHAPDALSNDARKRLEAIQDLSELGGGFRLANLDLEIRGAGNLLGAEQSGNLASVGYDTFMEMLEETIDEMRGVAHHTEVDPEIRLPVPARLPEAYVPTVNERLVLYKRLASCRSDEELDRLRDEILDRYGTLPDDAMHLVEVIRLKIQARALGVATVDLANGEIVLTAAPESRVDPQRLLRLMAQAGGGIRVTPGHKILAPAPKGRAPADLFATARRVMTNLAG; encoded by the coding sequence GTGGTCCCTCCGACGAATGAGGCCGAGAAGACCGAAGCAGCGCGTGACGCGAACTCGGAGGGAAACGGCTCCCCCGAGCGCCTCGATGCGTTCGCCGAGGGCCTGCTCACGCGCGAGCGCACCACGCGCCTGGTGGGGCTGCGCGGCGCGTCCCGGGCCGTCGTCGCGGCGCACCTCGCGCGGCGCCACGGCGACCGGCCGACCCTCGTGCTGGTCCCGACCGCCAAGGCCTGCGACGCCTTCCTCCAGGACCTCGGTGCGGCGCTCGGTGCGACGCCCGAGGACGAGCGGCTGCGCGTCTTCCCACGCTACGACACCCAGCCCTACGAGCGTTTCTCGCCCCAGCCCTTCGTGGTCGCCCAGCGCATGGACGTCCTCTATCGCTGGCTGGCGAGCCCCCCGCCCGGTCCCGACACGCCCACCGGCGACCCGGCCCCCATCGTGGTCGCACCCTGGACGGCGCTGGCCCCGCGAATTCCCACGCGCTCGCTGGTGCGGGGCCGCGCCGTGCACCTCGAGCTCGGCCAGACGATCGACCGGGACGCCCTCGTCGAAACGCTGCTCCACGCCGGCTATGCGCGCATGCCGCTCGTCGAAGAGCGCGGCGAGCTCGCCGTGCGCGGCGGGATCCTCGATCTCTTCCCGCCCCACCGGAACGCCCCGGTGCGGATCGAGCTCTTCGGCGACGAGGTGGAATCGATCCGCGAGTTCGACGCCGCCAGCCAGCGCAGCCAGACCCCCCTCGGTCAAATGGTGGCACCCCCGCCCCGCGACCTGCTCCCCGACCGCTCCTTCGTGATCGAGCACGGAGACGCCCTGCGCGAACTCGCCGCGAAGCAGGGCGTGCCCGCGCGCACCGCCGACGAGCTGATCGACGGCCTGCTGCGAGGACACGTCCCGCCGGGGGCCGAGGCGCTCACCCCGCTGCTCTTGCCCGGCACCGAGACCGTCTTCGACTTCCTCCCCGTGGACACCCAGATCGTCGTCGACGACCTCGAAGCCAGCCGCAAGCGGCTGCTGCGGTACGCGGAGGAGTCCCTCGAGAACCACGCACTCGCGCGCGAGAGCGGACGCCTGGTCTGCGAACCCGGCGAACTCGCGCTCGGCCCCGAAGAGCTCGAGGCGATGGTGTTTGCGCGCAAGCCCGTCGTGCTCGACGACCTCGATCTCGCCGATCCGCCCGGCGGTTCGGAACGCATCGAGATCGCCGCCAAGAGTCAGGACCCCCTGCGTCAGTCCCTGGCGCGCGTGCGCACCAGCGAACAGGCCCTCGCACCCCTCGCCGAACGCATCGTTGCCTGGCGCGGGGAGCGCTACCGCGTGGTGCTCGCGGTGGGCTCCCTCTCCCACGCCGAGCGCCTGCGGGGTCTGTTGACCGACTATGGCGTCGATGCGCGGGTCGAGACCGAGCCGCGCCCCGTCTGGCGCTGGTCGGGACCCGGCCGCGTCGAGATCCGAACGGTGGCGCTCACGGGCGGTTTCGCGCTTCCGAACGAGCGACTCGCGGTCGTCACCGAAGAAGAGGTGTTCGGGCCGCGCGCGAAGAAGCGCCGCACGAACCCCGCCTGGCCCGGTAGCGCGGCGCTCGAGAGTCTCGGCCAGCTCGCCACCGGCGATTATCTCGTGCACGCCGAGCACGGCATCGGCATCTACCGCGGCCTCGTCGATCTCGAGATGCGCGGCATCGCGGGCGAGTTCCTGCGGATCGAGTACGCGGAAGGCGCGCGGCTGTTCCTGCCGGTCCACCGCATGAGCCAGGTGCAGCGCTACGCCGGCTCCGACGGGCATGCGCCGCGCATCGACAAGCTCGGCGGTGCCAGCTGGAACAAGGCGAAGAAGTCGGTGCAGAAGTCGCTGCGCCACCTGGCCCGTGAGCTGCTCAGCGTGCATGCCGCGCGTGAGTTGGCGCCGGGCTTTCGCTTCTCTCCGCGCGATCGACTCCAGGAGGAGTTCGAGGCGACCTTCCCCTACGACGAGACTCCGGACCAGCTCGCCGCCATCGAAGACACGCTCTCGGACATGCAGCGCGGCAAACCGATGGACCGGATCGTCTGCGGCGACGTCGGCTACGGCAAGACCGAGGTCGCGGTGCGCGCCGCCTTCCGGGCTGCCCTCGACGGCAAGCAGGTGGCCGTGCTCGTCCCGACCACGATCCTCTGCCAACAGCACGAAGAGACCTTCCGCCAGCGCTTCGAGGGCTATCCGATCAAGATTGCCGCCCTGTCGCGATTCCAGACCGCTCAGAAGAGCAAGCAGGTGCGCGAGGGGTTGGCGGACGGCTCGATCGACGTCGTCGTGGGAACCCACCGGGTGCTGCAGAAGAACATCCAGTTCCGCGATCTCGGACTGCTCGTGATCGACGAGGAACACCGCTTCGGTGTCTCGCACAAGGAGCGCATCAAGCAGCTCAAGAAGACCGTCGACGTGCTCACGCTGACCGCCACGCCGATCCCGCGCACGCTCCAGCTCGCGTTCACCGGCCTGCGCGATCTATCGGTGATCGACACGCCGCCTGCCGATCGCCTGGCGATCCGCACCCAGGTAGGACGCTACTCGGAAGAGCTGATGCGCGAAGCCATCCTGCGCGAGATGCGACGCGGTGGGCAGGTCTACATGGTGCACAACCGCGTGCAGACGATCGGCGCCATGGCGGACACCCTCGCGAAGATCGTCCCCGAGGCGCGCGTGATTGTCGCCCACGGCCAGCTGCCCGAACGCGAGCTCGAGAAGCGCACGCTCGCGTTCATGCATGGCGAGGCCGACGTCCTCCTGTGCACGACGATCATCGAGAGCGGCGTCGACAACCCCCAGGCGAACACGATCATCGTGAACCGCGCCGACCGCCTCGGCCTGGCCCAGCTCTACCAGCTGCGAGGACGGGTCGGGCGCAGCACCCAGCGGGCCTACGCGTACCTGATGGTGCACGCGCCCGACGCGCTCTCCAACGATGCGCGCAAGCGGCTCGAAGCGATCCAGGACCTCTCGGAGCTCGGCGGGGGTTTCCGCCTGGCGAACCTCGACCTCGAGATCCGCGGCGCGGGCAATCTGCTCGGCGCCGAGCAATCGGGGAACCTCGCCAGCGTCGGCTACGACACGTTCATGGAGATGCTCGAGGAGACCATCGACGAGATGCGCGGGGTGGCCCACCACACCGAGGTCGACCCGGAGATCCGCTTGCCCGTACCGGCGCGTCTGCCCGAAGCCTACGTCCCCACGGTCAACGAACGCCTCGTGCTCTACAAGCGGCTCGCGAGCTGTCGGAGCGACGAAGAGCTCGATCGCCTGCGCGACGAGATTCTCGACCGCTACGGGACTCTCCCCGACGACGCGATGCACCTGGTCGAAGTGATCCGCCTGAAGATCCAGGCGCGTGCGCTCGGCGTGGCGACCGTCGATCTCGCGAACGGCGAGATCGTGCTCACGGCGGCGCCCGAGAGTCGCGTCGACCCCCAGCGTCTGTTGCGCCTGATGGCCCAGGCCGGCGGAGGGATCCGGGTCACGCCGGGCCACAAGATCCTGGCGCCCGCGCCGAAGGGACGCGCGCCTGCCGATCTCTTCGCCACCGCGCGCCGGGTCATGACGAACCTGGCGGGCTGA
- the rplC gene encoding 50S ribosomal protein L3, giving the protein MCRKIGMTQYFNEAGECIPVTVLDAQPNRVVQKKTEESDGYTAVQLGFGEKRLVRTPKAEQKHFEKAGVAPQRVLKESRISAEELEEYEVGQEIGVDIFSEGQRVDVIGTSKGRGTTGVVKRHGFAVKRRTHGTHEFFRHGGAIGAGAYPGKVIKGLKMPGRHGNARTTATNLEVIRVDPEKKLLFVRGGVPGHNDGVVRVRPSVRAKA; this is encoded by the coding sequence ATGTGCCGCAAGATCGGCATGACCCAGTACTTCAACGAAGCCGGTGAGTGCATCCCGGTGACGGTCCTGGACGCGCAGCCCAACCGGGTCGTGCAGAAGAAGACCGAAGAGTCCGACGGCTACACCGCTGTCCAGCTGGGCTTCGGTGAGAAGCGCCTGGTGCGCACGCCGAAGGCCGAGCAGAAGCACTTCGAGAAGGCCGGTGTCGCGCCCCAGCGCGTGCTCAAGGAGAGCCGGATCAGCGCGGAAGAGCTCGAGGAGTACGAAGTCGGCCAGGAGATCGGCGTCGACATCTTCAGCGAGGGCCAGCGCGTCGACGTGATCGGCACTTCGAAGGGCCGCGGGACCACCGGCGTGGTGAAGCGCCACGGTTTCGCGGTGAAGCGCCGCACCCACGGTACCCATGAGTTCTTCCGACACGGCGGCGCGATCGGAGCCGGCGCCTACCCGGGCAAGGTCATCAAGGGCCTGAAGATGCCGGGTCGCCACGGCAACGCGCGCACCACCGCCACGAACCTCGAAGTGATCCGCGTCGACCCGGAGAAGAAGCTGCTCTTCGTGCGCGGCGGTGTGCCCGGCCACAACGACGGCGTGGTGCGCGTGCGACCTTCGGTGCGCGCGAAGGCCTAG
- a CDS encoding cupin domain-containing protein has protein sequence MRRSRLALLTLIAPLLCAPDLAASPTLDVLIGERQRQPVATLAARVGLKITEDFKVVEIGRDAGTSQHLVAIRTQEIPHRHDRHDLFVVMVRGHGTWRVGDETQPVGENSILYVPRGTVHAFSNQAQLPAIAYAVYVPPFDGEDRVEVPDPASEEPAGAPSPDLGSPGAPVLVP, from the coding sequence ATGCGCCGTTCCCGGCTCGCTCTTCTCACGCTGATCGCCCCGCTCCTGTGCGCGCCCGACCTCGCCGCGTCGCCCACCCTCGACGTGCTGATCGGCGAACGACAGCGCCAACCCGTCGCCACCCTCGCGGCACGCGTCGGGCTCAAGATCACCGAGGACTTCAAGGTCGTCGAGATCGGACGGGATGCGGGAACCAGCCAGCACCTGGTCGCGATCCGCACCCAGGAGATCCCGCACCGTCACGACCGCCACGACCTGTTCGTCGTGATGGTGCGCGGCCACGGAACCTGGCGCGTCGGCGACGAGACCCAACCCGTCGGCGAGAACAGCATCCTCTACGTGCCGCGCGGTACGGTGCACGCCTTCTCGAACCAGGCCCAGCTGCCGGCGATTGCCTACGCGGTCTACGTCCCGCCCTTCGACGGGGAGGACCGGGTCGAAGTACCGGACCCGGCCTCCGAGGAGCCGGCCGGCGCGCCCAGCCCCGACCTCGGATCGCCGGGCGCGCCTGTGTTGGTGCCGTAG
- a CDS encoding TetR/AcrR family transcriptional regulator: protein MGYSAEHVERTRERILASAARLFRRKGFDAAGIDEIMAGAGLTRGGFYAHFQSKADLFAAVLGEELEFAARLRSAREGVPDASDAAALHAIRHYLAPDQLPRIAAGCTMVASAADIARAPKRARKAFTDGFESLVDEFEHLAGGPERRAQALAAVATCVGGVALARTFTDPSLAEALLAACHEVIEAQLGRS, encoded by the coding sequence GTGGGCTACAGCGCCGAACACGTCGAACGTACGCGCGAACGCATCCTCGCGTCGGCCGCGCGTCTGTTCCGTCGCAAGGGGTTCGATGCCGCTGGGATCGACGAGATCATGGCGGGCGCCGGGCTGACGCGCGGCGGGTTCTACGCCCACTTCCAATCGAAGGCGGATCTGTTCGCGGCAGTGCTCGGCGAAGAACTGGAGTTCGCCGCGCGCCTGCGTTCCGCACGCGAAGGGGTACCGGACGCCTCGGACGCCGCCGCCCTGCATGCGATCCGCCACTACCTCGCGCCGGACCAGCTGCCGCGCATCGCTGCGGGGTGCACGATGGTCGCGAGCGCCGCCGACATCGCCCGCGCTCCGAAGCGCGCGCGAAAGGCCTTCACCGACGGATTCGAGAGCCTCGTCGACGAGTTCGAACACCTGGCGGGCGGCCCGGAACGCCGCGCCCAGGCGCTCGCCGCCGTGGCGACTTGTGTCGGTGGGGTCGCGTTGGCGCGGACCTTCACCGACCCGTCCCTCGCCGAGGCCCTGCTGGCCGCCTGCCACGAAGTGATCGAGGCCCAGCTCGGAAGGTCCTGA
- a CDS encoding GNAT family N-acetyltransferase, producing MSEVRPAAPTELRALSLVLSRAFREDPVHRWILPEEFDWSLLSAAFFASVTRDALRNESVYTTAGQEAVALWMPPYPKPVSRRERVTTAAGWFLALGRRGLPLGEQLERLEEARPLEPHWYLAVLGTDPRHQGRGHAAALLRERLAHCDEERLPAYLESSRAENLPFYERFGFRVEASLDLEGGPTVWRMLRRPAQAAQQASGG from the coding sequence ATGAGCGAGGTCCGCCCCGCCGCACCGACGGAGTTGCGGGCGCTCTCCCTCGTCTTGTCCCGCGCCTTCCGGGAAGACCCGGTGCACCGCTGGATCCTTCCCGAGGAGTTCGACTGGTCGCTGCTCAGCGCCGCGTTCTTCGCGAGCGTGACGCGAGACGCGTTGCGCAACGAATCGGTCTACACCACGGCAGGACAAGAAGCGGTCGCGCTCTGGATGCCCCCCTATCCAAAGCCCGTTTCACGCCGCGAACGCGTGACCACGGCGGCCGGTTGGTTCCTCGCGCTCGGCCGCCGCGGGCTCCCGCTGGGCGAACAGCTCGAGCGGCTGGAAGAGGCGCGTCCCCTCGAGCCCCACTGGTATCTCGCCGTCCTCGGCACCGACCCGCGTCACCAGGGACGCGGCCACGCCGCCGCGCTGCTCCGAGAGCGTCTGGCCCACTGCGACGAGGAGCGTCTGCCCGCGTACCTGGAGTCGTCGCGCGCGGAGAACCTGCCCTTCTACGAACGCTTCGGGTTTCGCGTCGAAGCGTCCCTGGATCTCGAGGGCGGTCCCACCGTCTGGCGGATGCTGCGCCGCCCGGCGCAGGCGGCGCAGCAAGCCAGCGGTGGCTAG
- a CDS encoding nuclear transport factor 2 family protein, translated as MTAENPVTAQNPMTAQKIADAYYANFTAKSDFQDVPMSEKLHFQSPMMALDGPEAFRGALTGLLARFQGLDIRHQHASSDTVVTVYDFDLGLPDGPVPMAEVLTVEHDALSRVELIFDAKRLAPPA; from the coding sequence ATGACCGCCGAGAATCCCGTGACTGCCCAGAACCCCATGACCGCTCAGAAGATCGCCGACGCCTACTACGCCAACTTCACCGCGAAGTCCGATTTCCAGGACGTCCCGATGTCCGAGAAGCTGCACTTCCAGAGCCCGATGATGGCGCTCGATGGTCCCGAAGCGTTCCGCGGCGCCCTGACGGGTCTCCTCGCACGCTTCCAGGGCCTGGACATTCGGCATCAGCACGCGTCGTCGGACACGGTCGTCACCGTCTACGACTTCGACCTCGGCCTACCGGACGGTCCGGTGCCGATGGCGGAGGTCCTTACCGTGGAGCACGACGCCCTGTCGCGTGTCGAGTTGATCTTCGACGCCAAGCGGCTGGCGCCGCCCGCCTGA